A region of the Caldisericota bacterium genome:
AACCAGCTATCCTCGTTCTGTTTGCAGCTTTTCCTTTTGTAAGCGGATTTGCAAGAAAGAACAAAAGAAGAAATAATAAACTGCCAAAAAGATATCATTATTTTCCAATCATAAAACAAAGTTTCCCAATATTAATATTCTGTTTTGCAATAGGTATCACATCAGGTATATTTCTACAAAGTTCAGGAAAAATTTTTTTAATATACCCGGCATTACTTGCCCTGATCCCTCAAGTAGTTGCACAAGGAGGATCAATTGGTGGGATAGTAGGGTCAAGAGTTTCAACTGCCTTATATTTAGGAAGCGCGCAACCATTTAAGTTCGGTAGAGAAGTAAGAAAAAATTTTACCGCAGGCATAATAATGGGATTAGTTGTTGCTCTTCTCGTAGGAATTGCTTCACTTATAATCATTTATATTACTAAAGCTAGCGCCCCTCCACTTCCTCAAACATTTCTTGTAGCTTTTCTATCTCTATTTATTCTTTCCACTCTTATGTCGGTAATTGCAATATTTATTTCTTTTTTCTCATTCAAGATTGGCATAGATCCAAGCAATATTGTAATACCTGTAATAACAAGTATAGGGGATATAACAGGAATAATTGTATTACTTGCTATGATAAAAGTATTTATTTTTTAATACACTGCATTTTTAACCAAAAATATTACATAATCAAAATAATACGATGCACTAC
Encoded here:
- a CDS encoding magnesium transporter; protein product: MENKLSALPGLIILVPAMTDLKGNVGAAFGERLSTMLHLGLVKPIIKVNNAIKHNILASFTLTVSGAFLIGISAAALSNLLQIKTIGVIRLNMISTTAGIISSVLLLPLVFVFVFTSFRHHIDPDNIIAPMLPVIGDIITVSAIFIGAILTMKLLPIKPAILVLFAAFPFVSGFARKNKRRNNKLPKRYHYFPIIKQSFPILIFCFAIGITSGIFLQSSGKIFLIYPALLALIPQVVAQGGSIGGIVGSRVSTALYLGSAQPFKFGREVRKNFTAGIIMGLVVALLVGIASLIIIYITKASAPPLPQTFLVAFLSLFILSTLMSVIAIFISFFSFKIGIDPSNIVIPVITSIGDITGIIVLLAMIKVFIF